A single region of the Lotus japonicus ecotype B-129 chromosome 4, LjGifu_v1.2 genome encodes:
- the LOC130711726 gene encoding serine carboxypeptidase-like 50: MESTTQKSLFIIKNLIFFCFFFFQISHSHSHSTSTPRSKPHIFPKEALPTKSGYLPVDPTTTSSIFYTFYEAQNSTSPLSQTPLLIWLQGGPGCSSMIGNFYELGPWRVTNSLTLEPNPGSWNRIFGLLFLDSPIGTGFSVAATPEEIPADQTGVAKHLFAAIKGFIQLDPVFKDRPIYITGESYAGKYVPAIAHYVFDKNTQLEESERVNLAGVAIGDGLTDPVTQTVTHAANAYYVGLINEKQKIELEKGQLEAVRLVETGNWSEATDTRRHVLRVLQNMTGLATLYDYTRKVPYQDDLVGEFLNFPEAKKALGVKVNESFVYELCSDVVGAVLHADVMKSVKYMVEDLVRKSRVLLYQGQYDLRDGVVQTEAWVKTMKWEGIEQFLNAERKIWKVNGELAGYVQNWKSLTNAVVLGAGHLLPTDQAVNSQVMIEDWVLERGSFKSVVQQEKVSGSSKLAVELSKINR; this comes from the coding sequence ATGGAGTCAACTACCCAAAAGTCCCTCTTCATCATCAAGAACCTTATTtttttctgcttcttcttctttcaaatCTCACACTCACACTCACACTCAACTTCAACTCCAAGATCAAAACCTCACATATTCCCCAAAGAAGCACTCCCTACAAAATCTGGTTACCTCCCAGTGGACCCCACCACCACATCCTCCATTTTCTACACTTTCTATGAAGCCCAAAACTCCACTTCACCTCTCTCCCAAACCCCACTTCTCATCTGGCTCCAAGGTGGCCCTGGCTGCTCCTCCATGATCGGCAACTTCTACGAGCTCGGACCCTGGCGTGTCACCAATTCCCTCACCCTTGAACCAAACCCTGGCTCCTGGAACCGAATTTTTGGCCTTCTGTTTCTTGATAGTCCCATTGGAACCGGTTTCAGCGTCGCGGCGACACCCGAAGAAATCCCAGCTGATCAAACCGGTGTCGCGAAACACCTTTTCGCGGCGATAAAAGGGTTTATTCAGCTTGATCCTGTGTTTAAGGATCGGCCTATTTATATTACAGGTGAAAGCTATGCTGGGAAGTATGTTCCTGCTATTGCACACTATGTGTTTGATAAAAATACTCAGTTGGAGGAATCTGAGAGAGTGAATTTGGCTGGTGTGGCGATTGGGGATGGGCTAACTGACCCGGTAACGCAAACGGTTACTCATGCTGCGAATGCTTATTATGTTGGATTGATTAATGAGAAGCAGAAGATTGAGCTGGAGAAGGGTCAATTGGAAGCTGTTAGGTTGGTGGAGACAGGGAATTGGAGTGAAGCCACGGACACGAGGAGGCATGTGTTGAGAGTGTTGCAGAATATGACAGGGTTGGCTACTTTGTATGACTATACAAGGAAAGTTCCTTATCAAGATGATTTGGTTGGGGAATTCTTGAATTTTCCTGAGGCGAAGAAGGCCTTAGGGGTGAAGGTGAATGAATCGTTTGTGTACGAGTTGTGCAGTGATGTTGTTGGGGCTGTGTTACATGCTGATGTGATGAAGAGTGTGAAATACATGGTGGAGGACTTGGTGAGGAAGAGCAGGGTGTTGTTGTATCAGGGTCAGTATGATTTGAGGGATGGTGTGGTCCAAACTGAGGCTTGGGTGAAGACAATGAAATGGGAGGGGATTGAGCAGTTTCTTAATGCGGAAAGGAAGATTTGGAAGGTGAATGGTGAGCTTGCTGGGTATGTGCAAAATTGGAAGTCTTTGACCAATGCTGTGGTTTTGGGGGCTGGCCATCTTTTGCCTACTGACCAGGCTGTGAATTCTCAAGTAATGATTGAAGATTGGGTTTTGGAAAGGGGTTCGTTTAAAAGTGTCGTCCAGCAGGAAAAAGTATCAGGAAGTTCTAAACTTGCTGTGGAACTATCTAAGATTAACCGTTAG